The nucleotide sequence atgaaataaaatttaaacaaagtgAGAAGTAGACAAAAATAATATCTTGACGTGAATATTAAACGTTGTGAATCTTGTAATTTATACGTTGTAGAgacgacaaaagaaaaagatgagAGACGATACTTTATTAACCTttaataaatcttatttttatttaaaaaaaaagaaaaattaattgtttcattaacaaaattttagcTTATATACGAACCGGGGTTTTTGACGGTTCGATAGGAATTTTTAACTGGTTCGATTTTAGTTGAGTTTTAACATTAACTCAACCTGAATTATTTTTGGTTCATGGTTCAATCCGGTCCAACTGCCGGTTCGGTCGGGGTTTAAAAACACTGGAAAAGTAGTGATTTTAGTAACATCAACaagtttaactaaattttatCTACGTGAAAACAGTCAATAAAATGCCGAAATAACATGCTCTTACCAAAAACACAACTGAAAAATAGTATCACACTCAGAAAGCACAGGCCAGCAGGGCAATAAGACGTTGAAGGAAGAATCCGCAATGATTCCTTTTCAAATGAGTTGTTCCGAACTCAGTTAGTCCACTACTATCAcccaaaactaaaattaaaaatcaaaaattaaaaatcaaaagttaGAAACTAGAAAAACGATCATCCCCTAAAtaagataacaaaacaaatattcaatGTTTAATAACAAAGCATCATGCAATGTATTCAATATGTCATGTTTTGAATATCTTTCTTTACTCTAATAGCAGACAGAGACCATTAAGAATCTTTCCAGCTGGTTTCTTacttttttaattcattttttaaaaattagttggGACGTCGTCAACAATTATTAAGTGAGAGTGGTTACTTCTTAGCAAGACACTTAAGATTACTTCTATCATCAATTTGATCAACATTTGTGAGATTACTTACTCCATCGTCAATGGCAACAAACGTGATCAAGATTGTCCAAGTCAGCCCCTCTACGAACTCGGCACTCGGCTCTCTCAATTCTCTCAGTCTCCCACTAACTCTCTTTGACTTGCCATGGAAAAACTTACCCACTATGCAACGAGTTATCTTCTACAGACTCCATGAGTTATCAGCCGAGTCCTTTTACTCCCAGATCTTCCCCAAGCTCGAGCGTTCTCTCTCCATCACCCTCCACCACTACTCTCCCTTCGCTGGCCGCCTTACGTGGGACGCTCAAGATCCAAAGCCTTGCATCCTCTTCTCCCAGGGCGACTCAGTCACGCTTACCGTGGCAGAGACCGACGCAGAGTTCTCCCGCGTTTCAGGAGACGGACTGCGTCCGGCGGCAGAGTTACGTTCCTTTGTTCCGTCTTTGAAAGCCTCAGATGATTCTGCATCTGTCCTTTCCGTGCAGATCACGTTTTTCCCAAACCAAGGGTTCTGCATCGGCGTCACATCGCACCACGGTGCTGTCGACGGGAAGGTATTTTTGATGTTTATAAAATCATGGGCTTACGTTTGTCGATTACAGGAACATGAAGCTACTAAGAATCTACCCGAGGAACTAACTCCTAGTTTCGATCGTACGGTCATCAACGTTCCGACCAGACTGGAGGAAGAGATCTTGGGAATGTCGGCAAAGTACAGGAACAACAACATGAGGACGCTGAAGCCATCCCCGGCGCCTGAGATAACTGCTGATACCATCCGTGCCACGGTTGAGCTAACTCGAGAGAACATAGAAAAACTCAAGGAGCGAGTCAAGAACGAGTCAACTCGGCCACTCGAGCTGCGCTTGTCAACTTACGTCATTGCTTTTGCGTACGCTTGGACTTGCGTGGTGAAGGCATGTGAAGACGGTGCAAACAGACCGGTCGGTTTGTTGGTCGCAGCGGATTTCAGGCACCGGTTAAGTCCGCGAGTTCCGGATACTTACTTCGGGAACTGCGTGTTTCCAATAGGTTTGTTCGGATATGAAGCGAGGGAATTTTCTGGAGAAGGTGGTTTTGTCAAGGTGGTAGAGATCCTAAGTGATTCAGTAAATGGTTTGGACTCGGGAGAGATAGAGTCACACTGCATGAACTATGTGGATGGAGTGAAGAAAATTAAACCGGGTGCACAAATTGGGGCAATCGCAGGGTCACCCCGGTTAGAGATATATGGAGTAGATTTCGGGTGGGGCAGACCTGCTAAGACTGATCTCGTGACCATTGACCGCACCGAGGGATTCTTCTCTTTGTCAGAGAGGAAGAATGGGCAAGATGGTGTGGAGATGGGATTGTGCTTGAAGAAGAGTGAGATGaacatctttctttctttatacAAAAACGGCCTCTAACTATGCACCATTACGTATGGACACTATTCTTGGCTCACTCTTTGAGATTTATAAGAATCAGAACAGAAAACTAGTAGGaatctattaaaaatgaatGGGAGTGTATGAGTTAAGAATCAGTTGTCTATTGTTTGTTCTTCCTcttgttttataatttgaaatcaCTTTAACGCTTTTAGAGCATCAGCAATGCtagaaactttttttgtttcttaaggTAAAAAGTAGGTTAAGAAACTTTGTTAAGAAACTTGGTTAGAAATGAAGATTATTGGTAGAAACCTTTTTTGGttcttagttttaatttttatttttttaattatttgtgtagcaaataaaacatataacatagataattgaaaacataagaaagtacaaagttaaaaaaaaaattacaaagttggaaaaaacaattacaaagttgaaaaaacattaaaaatgcaaattacaatatttttattaaattcataaaaagttAAAGATAAAAAGTTATTATTCATCTCCAAATTTATCCCATAGATGTTCGATCAAATCATGTTTTAGTTGTCTATGGACTGGTCTATCCCGAACTCTAGCTCGATTCGATATCTGAGAGGAGATCGCCTCGAGAGAGAGATAACGCCGACACTGAGAGGAGAGAAGAGATATCGTTCGTATCACCGTCGTAGGGATACAGAGGCCTCGATAAGTAGACTTTGAGGGGTCGATTCGCCGTTGTTACAACCGGAACACGGGTTCGGTCTCGAGAGATACAGATATCGCACGGG is from Brassica napus cultivar Da-Ae chromosome A4, Da-Ae, whole genome shotgun sequence and encodes:
- the LOC106454457 gene encoding BAHD acyltransferase At3g29680, which encodes MATNVIKIVQVSPSTNSALGSLNSLSLPLTLFDLPWKNLPTMQRVIFYRLHELSAESFYSQIFPKLERSLSITLHHYSPFAGRLTWDAQDPKPCILFSQGDSVTLTVAETDAEFSRVSGDGLRPAAELRSFVPSLKASDDSASVLSVQITFFPNQGFCIGVTSHHGAVDGKEHEATKNLPEELTPSFDRTVINVPTRLEEEILGMSAKYRNNNMRTLKPSPAPEITADTIRATVELTRENIEKLKERVKNESTRPLELRLSTYVIAFAYAWTCVVKACEDGANRPVGLLVAADFRHRLSPRVPDTYFGNCVFPIGLFGYEAREFSGEGGFVKVVEILSDSVNGLDSGEIESHCMNYVDGVKKIKPGAQIGAIAGSPRLEIYGVDFGWGRPAKTDLVTIDRTEGFFSLSERKNGQDGVEMGLCLKKSEMNIFLSLYKNGL